One genomic segment of Myxococcales bacterium includes these proteins:
- a CDS encoding HAD hydrolase family protein, producing the protein MMPLARFNQDAARRLKGVLFDLDDTLLSHGALTEEAFGTLFRLRALGLRLVAVTGRPALWGELVVRQWPIDGAVTENGAVGLYREGRFVERTDFVSADLRKERRARLEGLVARVAEHFAGLTLADDVAGRVTDMAWDIGERVKVPASRVDELATFVESFGAKTTRSSVHLHATYDGVDKASGVVRFLAARFGEDAGAALHRYAYLGDSLNDASCFAAFSSTFGVANVAAYVPRLVVPPRFVASKEMGAGFAEIGARIASLRETR; encoded by the coding sequence ATGATGCCGCTGGCCCGCTTCAACCAAGATGCGGCCCGTCGCCTGAAGGGCGTGCTGTTCGATCTCGACGATACGCTGCTCTCGCACGGCGCCTTGACGGAAGAGGCCTTTGGCACGCTCTTTCGACTGCGAGCCCTCGGCCTTCGCCTCGTCGCCGTCACGGGCAGGCCGGCGCTCTGGGGCGAGCTCGTCGTCAGGCAGTGGCCCATCGACGGCGCCGTCACGGAGAACGGAGCCGTGGGGCTCTATCGCGAAGGCCGCTTCGTCGAGCGAACGGACTTTGTCTCAGCGGACCTAAGGAAGGAGCGCCGCGCAAGGCTCGAGGGGCTCGTGGCTCGCGTCGCCGAGCATTTCGCCGGGCTCACCCTCGCCGACGACGTGGCCGGGCGCGTGACCGACATGGCGTGGGACATCGGCGAGCGGGTGAAGGTGCCGGCGTCGCGCGTCGATGAGCTCGCGACCTTCGTGGAGTCTTTTGGGGCCAAGACGACGCGCTCCAGCGTTCACCTGCACGCGACCTACGACGGCGTCGACAAGGCCTCGGGGGTCGTTCGGTTCTTGGCGGCTCGCTTCGGCGAAGACGCGGGGGCCGCGCTTCATCGCTACGCATACCTCGGCGACAGTCTGAACGACGCCTCGTGTTTCGCGGCGTTCTCGTCGACCTTCGGCGTCGCGAACGTCGCGGCCTACGTGCCGCGCCTCGTGGTGCCGCCCCGTTTCGTGGCGTCAAAGGAGATGGGGGCCGGCTTCGCCGAGATCGGCGCGCGCATCGCCTCGTTGCGCGAAACTCGGTGA
- a CDS encoding serine/threonine protein kinase: MADPSSKKGAREARPDEQQYMQRVGTTLRGKWRLDAFIGLGGMAAVYASTHRNGQRAAIKILHQEFARDPKVTERFLMEGYVANRVGHPGCVSVLDDDTSENGEPFLVMELLEGETLRDYWKRIGRRVPPPDVLRIAAQILDCLEACHQQGVIHRDLKPANIFLTKASQVKLLDFGVAQLRYAMTSEGQGAPTAVGTPAYMSPEQAMGLSDQLDGRTDLFSVGAIIHALCTGRRINHGKSEQESLMMAATTPVPSVARMAPDLPLELISLIDKALAWDRRNRHGNAAEMRAAVLDALEKILQGGTPLIQSIPPSRAEESRPAASALDLEPRGQAARELLRQLEQALTSARAGGLDHVNTQRALRAAHDTLGEMSRTGEPLRLEIRPQGWLAGRTLVWEPAAPHDAIAYNLYVAGVRSLVFEVGMPFEALRELCGVLCMDPERDLSSEDDLVTVLRQKNISHLSLDVAEAFTSGDATERETFYEEADELEELAFAAGKHFTERVEARDDANAAHPLALEEVVRAMYQTQLELPRDRWRARYIEAVVEGYIDAARNRDAHLLLSGLRRSAATLIGRGELTTVLAFHGELTQKIASRLSGNDVARLTTPLHATLFGGELLELVLDYLRQHPAAAASAVSIFALLSDTELMTVLGALRAGVPPQLREPLFKFVERVLPGHEPLVADVAASAEPEMALRLTNVLGRAGTPPARAALERLVAVDDLSVQTEARVLLAPSPEHAFAELGRQLENASAAIRLAALRALVRHSLRGAYPAVARQVRAATFHELATDERAELLRTLMLLSPEHGEVAVLEIVKKGGMFTAQTREVSRTVAAQVLGELSSADGTVESLRELSQARWGVSEETRAAAQMAATQIVARRGRGEVTS; this comes from the coding sequence ATGGCCGACCCCTCGAGCAAGAAGGGCGCCCGCGAGGCGCGCCCCGACGAGCAGCAATACATGCAGCGCGTCGGCACCACGCTGCGAGGCAAGTGGCGCCTCGACGCGTTCATTGGACTGGGCGGAATGGCTGCGGTTTATGCGTCGACGCATCGCAACGGCCAGCGAGCGGCCATCAAGATCCTTCATCAGGAGTTCGCCCGCGACCCGAAGGTGACCGAGCGCTTCCTCATGGAAGGCTATGTAGCCAACCGCGTCGGGCACCCCGGCTGCGTTTCGGTGCTCGACGACGACACCTCGGAGAACGGCGAGCCGTTCCTCGTGATGGAGCTGCTCGAGGGCGAGACCTTGCGGGACTACTGGAAGCGCATCGGACGCCGCGTCCCGCCGCCCGACGTGCTCCGCATCGCGGCTCAGATTCTCGACTGCCTCGAGGCCTGTCACCAGCAAGGGGTCATCCATCGCGACCTCAAGCCTGCGAACATCTTCCTCACGAAGGCGAGTCAGGTGAAGCTCCTCGACTTCGGCGTCGCGCAGCTCCGCTACGCGATGACGAGTGAGGGGCAAGGTGCGCCGACGGCCGTTGGAACGCCGGCGTACATGTCGCCGGAGCAGGCCATGGGGCTGTCCGATCAGCTCGATGGCCGCACCGACCTCTTCTCCGTGGGCGCCATCATCCATGCGCTCTGCACGGGACGGCGCATCAATCACGGAAAGAGCGAGCAAGAGTCGCTGATGATGGCGGCCACGACGCCGGTGCCGTCGGTGGCGCGCATGGCGCCCGACCTGCCGCTCGAGCTCATCTCGCTCATCGACAAGGCGCTCGCGTGGGACCGGCGCAACCGTCACGGCAACGCCGCCGAAATGCGCGCCGCGGTGCTCGACGCGCTCGAGAAGATCCTTCAGGGCGGCACGCCCCTCATCCAGTCAATCCCGCCGAGCCGCGCCGAGGAGAGCCGCCCGGCTGCGTCGGCGCTCGATCTCGAGCCGCGGGGCCAGGCGGCCCGCGAGCTCCTGCGGCAGCTCGAGCAAGCGCTGACGTCGGCGCGCGCCGGCGGCCTCGACCACGTGAACACGCAGCGAGCGCTTCGCGCTGCGCACGACACCCTCGGCGAGATGTCCAGGACCGGCGAGCCGCTGCGCCTCGAGATCCGCCCGCAAGGTTGGCTTGCCGGCCGGACTCTCGTGTGGGAGCCGGCGGCCCCCCACGACGCCATCGCGTACAACCTCTACGTGGCTGGCGTTCGCTCCCTCGTCTTCGAGGTGGGCATGCCCTTCGAGGCGCTGCGCGAGCTGTGCGGGGTCTTGTGCATGGATCCAGAACGCGATCTGTCGTCGGAGGACGATCTCGTCACGGTCTTGCGGCAAAAGAATATTTCGCACCTCTCGCTCGACGTCGCCGAGGCCTTCACCAGCGGCGACGCGACGGAGCGCGAGACCTTCTACGAAGAAGCCGATGAGCTCGAAGAGCTGGCCTTCGCCGCCGGCAAACACTTCACCGAGCGGGTCGAGGCGCGCGACGACGCCAACGCCGCGCACCCGCTTGCCCTCGAAGAGGTCGTTCGGGCGATGTACCAGACGCAGCTTGAGCTGCCGCGTGACCGCTGGCGGGCGCGGTATATCGAAGCGGTCGTGGAGGGGTACATCGACGCGGCGCGAAATCGTGACGCGCACCTGCTCCTCTCGGGGCTGCGCCGCTCAGCGGCCACGCTGATCGGTCGCGGTGAGCTCACGACGGTCCTCGCATTTCACGGCGAGCTAACTCAGAAGATTGCCTCCCGCCTCTCCGGCAATGACGTCGCGCGCCTCACGACGCCGCTCCACGCGACGCTCTTCGGAGGCGAGCTCCTCGAGCTCGTGCTCGACTACTTGCGGCAGCACCCGGCTGCTGCCGCGAGCGCGGTGTCGATCTTCGCGCTCCTCTCCGACACCGAGCTCATGACGGTGCTCGGCGCTCTGCGCGCCGGCGTTCCGCCCCAGCTTCGCGAGCCGCTCTTCAAGTTCGTCGAGCGCGTGCTCCCGGGTCACGAGCCGCTCGTCGCCGACGTGGCCGCATCGGCCGAGCCGGAGATGGCCCTGCGACTGACGAACGTGCTCGGCCGGGCCGGTACGCCGCCGGCGCGCGCCGCGCTGGAGCGTCTCGTCGCCGTCGACGACCTCTCCGTCCAGACCGAGGCGCGGGTCCTCCTGGCGCCTTCGCCGGAGCACGCCTTCGCCGAGCTGGGCCGTCAGCTCGAGAACGCGTCGGCGGCCATTCGCCTCGCCGCGCTCCGAGCCTTGGTGCGCCATTCGCTTCGCGGTGCCTACCCGGCCGTTGCGCGTCAGGTGCGCGCCGCCACCTTCCACGAGCTAGCGACCGATGAGCGCGCCGAGCTCCTTCGAACGTTGATGCTCCTGTCGCCGGAGCATGGCGAGGTCGCGGTGCTCGAGATCGTCAAGAAGGGTGGCATGTTCACGGCCCAGACTCGCGAGGTGTCGCGCACGGTGGCGGCGCAGGTGCTCGGGGAGCTCTCTTCCGCCGACGGCACCGTCGAGAGCCTCCGCGAGCTTTCGCAGGCCCGCTGGGGCGTCTCCGAGGAGACGCGCGCGGCGGCGCAAATGGCCGCGACGCAGATCGTTGCTCGTCGCGGTCGAGGCGAGGTGACGTCGTGA
- a CDS encoding acetylornithine/succinylornithine family transaminase, with translation MSQTELLAQAAQHLYENYRPAPVVMARGEGTSLYDVEGRRYLDLCAGVAVCALGHGHKKLTQAIAEQAARVMHVSNYFYNDRNIELAVALTARTKMARAFFCNSGAEANEALLKLARHHHFARGDKARTRVVAFLNAFHGRTLGALSMTGTAKYREGFGELGAVTHVPYGDAKAVADAMGPDVAAIIVEPLQGEGGVLAPPRGFLTELRRLATAHGALLLIDEVQTGLGRTGTFLGHESDGPDVCPDAISLAKGLGGGFPIGAMLTTEALRGALPPGTHGSTFGGNPLACAAALAVLAALDEEDLIAGAARKGEFLSHELKRVVADLPAVCEGERGLGLLRGLVLKPGFVARDVLPKLQAAGVLLTAAGERVLRFSPPLVVTEGELKEGVATVRRVLGELPAAGRS, from the coding sequence ATGTCGCAGACCGAGTTGCTCGCCCAGGCCGCCCAACACCTCTACGAAAACTACCGCCCCGCGCCGGTCGTCATGGCCCGCGGCGAAGGCACCTCGCTCTACGACGTGGAGGGGCGCCGCTACCTCGACCTGTGCGCCGGCGTAGCCGTGTGCGCGCTCGGTCACGGGCACAAGAAGCTCACGCAGGCCATCGCCGAGCAAGCGGCGCGCGTGATGCACGTCTCGAACTACTTCTACAACGACCGGAACATCGAGCTCGCCGTCGCCCTGACGGCGCGCACCAAGATGGCCCGCGCGTTTTTCTGCAACTCCGGCGCGGAAGCCAACGAAGCGCTCTTGAAGCTGGCGCGCCATCATCATTTCGCGCGCGGCGACAAAGCGCGGACGCGCGTCGTCGCGTTCCTCAACGCCTTTCACGGGCGCACGCTCGGCGCGCTCTCGATGACCGGCACGGCGAAATACCGCGAGGGCTTCGGCGAGCTCGGGGCCGTGACGCACGTGCCCTACGGCGACGCGAAAGCGGTGGCTGACGCGATGGGACCAGACGTCGCCGCGATCATCGTGGAGCCGCTTCAGGGGGAGGGGGGCGTGCTCGCGCCGCCCCGTGGCTTCCTGACGGAGCTGCGACGTCTCGCCACGGCGCACGGCGCGCTTCTCCTCATCGACGAAGTGCAAACGGGGTTGGGCCGCACCGGCACGTTCCTCGGCCACGAGAGCGACGGTCCCGACGTTTGCCCCGACGCCATCTCGCTCGCCAAGGGCCTCGGCGGAGGGTTCCCCATCGGCGCCATGCTCACGACCGAGGCGCTCCGCGGCGCGTTGCCGCCGGGCACCCACGGCTCGACCTTCGGCGGCAACCCGCTCGCGTGCGCCGCGGCGTTGGCCGTGCTCGCCGCCCTCGACGAGGAAGACCTCATCGCCGGTGCGGCGCGAAAGGGCGAGTTCTTGAGTCACGAGCTCAAGCGGGTCGTCGCGGACCTGCCCGCCGTCTGCGAAGGCGAGCGGGGCTTGGGCCTCTTGCGCGGACTCGTGCTCAAGCCCGGGTTCGTCGCCCGAGACGTGCTCCCGAAGCTGCAGGCCGCCGGCGTCTTGCTCACGGCCGCCGGCGAACGCGTGCTTCGCTTCTCGCCGCCGTTGGTCGTCACCGAGGGTGAGCTCAAAGAGGGCGTCGCGACCGTGCGCCGTGTGCTCGGCGAGCTGCCCGCCGCGGGGCGCTCCTGA
- a CDS encoding class I SAM-dependent rRNA methyltransferase produces MPVVRLKPGHVQPVWAGHPWVYAQAVDRVEGGATAGDEVSVIDPRGNLMGRGFYSPRSAIPVRILVRDDSTKLDAAFFRARIHRAAAFRERLHLGEGKTDGYRLIHAEGDGLPGLVVDRFGDALVMQLLTVGMKHREALLLSALLDVTKAKVILDRTPANVAKQEGFEPGRGVVRGEAVAELAFHERGLHYRLPLELGQKTGFYFDQRGLRARVEQIAKGQRVLDTFSYVGSFAMAAARGGALSVRSVDESALALEVGAECARMNGLEGRIEYVKRDAKRALAEAGEAGGYDLVIVDPPRLAPTRSAREAALVAYSKLAEAGCRAVAPGGVLVLCSCSAAIDLHALTRALATGALRANVSAMVWDRAFQGADHPVNAAFNEGLYLKALLARIDPR; encoded by the coding sequence ATGCCCGTTGTGCGCCTCAAACCAGGACACGTTCAGCCGGTTTGGGCCGGTCACCCGTGGGTCTACGCCCAGGCCGTCGATCGCGTCGAAGGGGGCGCGACGGCTGGCGACGAGGTGTCGGTCATTGACCCACGCGGAAACCTCATGGGACGCGGCTTCTATTCGCCCCGGTCCGCCATCCCTGTACGCATCCTCGTCCGCGACGACAGCACCAAGCTCGACGCGGCGTTCTTTCGCGCCCGCATTCACCGTGCCGCAGCCTTCCGCGAACGCCTCCATTTGGGCGAGGGCAAGACCGACGGCTACCGCTTGATTCACGCGGAAGGGGACGGCTTGCCAGGGCTCGTCGTCGACCGCTTCGGCGACGCGCTCGTCATGCAGCTCCTCACGGTGGGCATGAAGCACCGCGAAGCGTTGCTCCTGTCGGCGCTGCTCGACGTCACCAAGGCGAAGGTCATCCTCGATCGGACGCCGGCCAACGTGGCGAAACAGGAGGGCTTCGAGCCCGGCCGGGGCGTGGTTCGAGGCGAGGCCGTCGCCGAACTCGCGTTCCACGAACGAGGGCTCCACTACCGGCTGCCGCTCGAACTCGGGCAGAAGACGGGCTTCTACTTCGATCAGCGCGGCCTCCGGGCTCGCGTCGAGCAGATCGCCAAGGGCCAGCGCGTGCTCGATACCTTCAGCTACGTCGGCTCCTTTGCGATGGCCGCGGCGCGTGGCGGCGCGCTCTCCGTGCGCTCCGTGGACGAGAGCGCCCTCGCCCTTGAGGTCGGCGCCGAGTGCGCGCGCATGAACGGGTTGGAAGGACGCATCGAGTACGTCAAGCGCGACGCAAAGCGCGCCCTCGCGGAGGCTGGTGAGGCCGGCGGCTACGATCTCGTCATCGTCGATCCCCCGCGCCTCGCGCCCACGCGCAGCGCGCGCGAAGCGGCGCTCGTCGCCTACTCGAAGCTCGCCGAGGCGGGCTGCCGCGCCGTTGCACCGGGCGGCGTCCTCGTCCTGTGCTCCTGCTCGGCGGCCATCGATCTTCATGCGCTGACGCGCGCGTTGGCGACGGGGGCGCTCCGCGCGAACGTCTCCGCGATGGTTTGGGACCGTGCGTTTCAGGGCGCCGATCACCCGGTCAACGCGGCCTTCAACGAAGGGCTCTACCTGAAGGCGCTGCTCGCGAGGATTGACCCGCGATGA
- a CDS encoding HAD family hydrolase, whose protein sequence is MAIVSGKFTYYCDKACKESHLRGARAALESHTAEPPAVAPSLSPRPPSARTSTPAVLSDSVTREPAPASPHVVTGSDAGAPARERAVAPPEVLAPVVAAAAERVEHQEPKPEPKPAALTESSEPLRGASGSVDASAPSDPAPASEPERPTVARGRAPIAVRVGLREAFAVSVAAATLALFLRAPTLLFAVSAAAVAALFVALRRGPSLQAHGPNRWTSLMLPPALLAAFACAAGLLAPRLLVPALRAATMGILGLVVAVVLAERMARKGEAARRRAAAAGHGLPSTKVDVGERLTLSSGETVPVDGVVMEGEGTVRPYPHATFEEPRRVGQSVIAGARLASGTLTVQATFVGNDRVLCRLTNREHHTGRMLRWRPVAVFGAPSLALAMGALALWPLSVVEAPLVLLAVLASVPLAGAFALASLRVQRARDEAFSRAIFYRDPAAFDTAASVERLVFCADTAALEGRPEIVSIETQREGDAARVMALARAAAQAVGPAVLSPALAFASRERTSLALMALTQHVGLGVTAQATNGERVVVGKKALCMREGVSVAAQESAIRGLEKKGRHVVLVAEGGRLLGWVVLQDDLAHGARAAVEIALRAEVEPVLLSGSSRDAAEALGLSLGIEHVRPDVLRDECGAEVRALATSGACVGVIGTAEDDDAALGAAGVAIALGAAGAAQGEWSIRLAARKPDLAAEAVTLAKSVQDVPGVALAVTALPGALVALGLSTGLVPVDLAWLAPAAGGLGLGLAHWRLER, encoded by the coding sequence GTGGCCATCGTCTCCGGCAAGTTCACGTACTACTGCGACAAGGCGTGCAAGGAGTCGCACCTTCGAGGCGCTCGCGCCGCGCTCGAGAGCCACACGGCCGAACCGCCCGCCGTTGCGCCGTCGCTGTCGCCTCGGCCGCCATCCGCGCGGACCTCGACCCCGGCGGTGCTCTCGGACAGCGTCACGCGAGAGCCTGCCCCGGCATCGCCGCACGTCGTGACGGGGAGTGACGCCGGGGCACCCGCGCGAGAGCGCGCGGTGGCGCCGCCCGAGGTGCTCGCGCCAGTCGTCGCCGCGGCCGCCGAGCGCGTCGAGCACCAAGAGCCGAAGCCCGAACCGAAGCCAGCCGCCCTCACCGAGAGCTCGGAGCCGTTGCGTGGCGCGAGCGGCAGTGTGGACGCGTCGGCTCCGAGCGATCCGGCGCCCGCGAGCGAACCCGAACGACCGACGGTCGCCCGAGGGCGCGCGCCCATCGCGGTGCGCGTCGGCCTCCGCGAAGCATTCGCCGTGAGCGTCGCGGCGGCCACGCTCGCGCTCTTCCTCCGCGCGCCGACTCTTCTCTTCGCGGTCAGCGCCGCCGCCGTGGCCGCTCTCTTCGTGGCGCTGCGGCGCGGGCCGTCGCTCCAAGCTCACGGTCCCAATCGCTGGACCTCGCTCATGTTGCCCCCAGCGCTCTTGGCCGCCTTTGCTTGCGCCGCCGGCCTGCTCGCTCCGCGCCTCCTCGTGCCCGCCCTTCGCGCGGCGACGATGGGCATACTTGGGCTCGTCGTGGCCGTTGTCCTCGCTGAGCGCATGGCGCGCAAAGGCGAGGCGGCGCGGCGTCGCGCCGCCGCTGCGGGCCACGGTCTTCCCAGCACGAAGGTCGACGTTGGCGAGCGGCTCACGTTGTCTTCCGGCGAGACCGTTCCCGTCGATGGTGTCGTCATGGAGGGGGAGGGCACCGTCAGGCCGTATCCGCATGCGACCTTCGAGGAGCCCCGCCGCGTCGGGCAGTCGGTCATCGCCGGCGCTCGCCTCGCTTCGGGGACGCTCACCGTGCAGGCGACCTTCGTAGGCAACGATCGCGTGCTCTGTCGCCTCACCAACCGGGAGCACCACACGGGCCGAATGCTCCGCTGGCGACCCGTCGCGGTCTTTGGGGCCCCGAGTCTCGCCCTCGCCATGGGCGCCCTCGCCCTGTGGCCCCTGTCGGTCGTCGAAGCGCCGCTCGTTCTCTTGGCCGTGCTCGCCTCGGTTCCCCTCGCTGGAGCCTTTGCCCTCGCGAGCCTTCGCGTACAACGGGCGCGCGACGAGGCCTTCTCGCGCGCGATCTTCTATCGCGATCCAGCCGCCTTCGACACCGCAGCCTCCGTCGAGCGCCTCGTGTTTTGTGCCGACACGGCGGCCCTCGAGGGGCGCCCCGAGATCGTTTCTATCGAAACGCAACGCGAAGGCGATGCAGCACGCGTCATGGCGCTGGCGAGGGCGGCAGCGCAGGCGGTCGGCCCAGCGGTGCTGAGTCCCGCGCTCGCCTTCGCGTCACGGGAGCGAACGAGCCTCGCGTTGATGGCGCTCACGCAGCACGTCGGCCTCGGAGTGACGGCGCAGGCGACCAACGGCGAGCGCGTGGTCGTCGGCAAGAAGGCCCTTTGCATGCGTGAAGGTGTCAGCGTCGCGGCCCAAGAGTCCGCCATCCGAGGGCTTGAGAAGAAGGGGCGGCACGTTGTGTTGGTCGCCGAAGGGGGGCGCCTGCTCGGATGGGTCGTCCTCCAAGACGATCTCGCGCACGGCGCTCGCGCGGCGGTGGAGATCGCGCTTCGCGCGGAGGTGGAACCGGTGCTGCTCTCAGGGTCTTCGCGCGACGCCGCCGAGGCGCTCGGGCTGTCCTTGGGCATCGAGCACGTGCGCCCGGACGTGTTGCGCGACGAGTGTGGCGCGGAGGTGCGAGCGCTCGCTACTTCCGGTGCTTGCGTAGGTGTCATAGGCACCGCGGAGGACGACGACGCGGCCCTTGGGGCGGCAGGCGTCGCCATCGCGCTCGGCGCTGCCGGCGCTGCGCAAGGCGAATGGTCGATCCGTTTGGCCGCTAGGAAACCCGACCTTGCAGCCGAGGCGGTGACCCTGGCGAAGTCGGTCCAAGACGTCCCCGGCGTGGCCCTGGCGGTGACCGCCCTCCCCGGGGCGCTGGTGGCGTTGGGCCTTTCGACCGGCCTTGTCCCGGTTGACCTCGCTTGGCTGGCCCCGGCCGCCGGGGGCTTGGGCCTCGGCCTCGCGCACTGGCGCCTGGAGCGGTAG
- a CDS encoding serine/threonine protein kinase encodes MSAVLPERPPSACAQCRSAISPGARVCPVCRALQPATIGARAFESGVTVDRKYGRIVAGPRIGEGGMGIVLEGWLFYPPTDPRASAPVRLALKVLRPDSPLKVELRHFLEREANLLLRLDHPNVVQRFDAFDWPEGDASADRSLVLAMEFVDGSTLADVIARTVARAALAGPYALPGMPFLRAWAYFQQLLGALAATHSLGIVHLDVKPSNVLVRRDGLVKLTDFGIAHSTLAPASMEVSALAPGSGLYMSPEQVLGQKVDARSDLYSAGVVFYEMLSGRTPFLDGGRGELAVRHDQVAAMPPPIRRFLPQAPLVVEALFQRALSKTKEDRFESAIAMGDAFREALSLPDSPEWRAQAEVAKIAKSGDRTDKIRMGTLRDFLVEKYKTVPIAQR; translated from the coding sequence TTGTCCGCTGTCCTGCCCGAGCGACCCCCCAGTGCCTGCGCCCAGTGCCGCTCGGCGATTTCGCCCGGCGCGCGCGTGTGCCCGGTCTGCCGTGCGCTTCAGCCAGCTACCATAGGGGCGCGGGCCTTCGAGAGCGGTGTCACCGTCGACCGCAAATACGGCCGCATTGTCGCGGGGCCGCGCATCGGCGAAGGCGGCATGGGCATCGTGCTCGAGGGCTGGCTCTTCTATCCGCCGACCGATCCGCGGGCGTCCGCGCCGGTGCGACTCGCGCTCAAGGTCCTCCGCCCCGACTCCCCGCTCAAGGTCGAGCTGCGCCACTTCCTCGAGCGCGAGGCGAACCTCTTGCTCCGCCTCGATCACCCCAACGTCGTGCAACGCTTCGACGCCTTCGACTGGCCCGAAGGCGACGCCTCGGCCGATCGCTCCCTCGTCTTGGCGATGGAGTTCGTTGACGGCAGCACGCTGGCCGACGTCATCGCGCGCACGGTGGCGCGCGCCGCGCTCGCGGGCCCCTACGCGCTGCCGGGCATGCCGTTCCTCCGCGCGTGGGCCTACTTTCAGCAGCTCCTCGGGGCCTTGGCGGCCACCCACTCGCTCGGCATCGTTCACCTCGACGTCAAGCCGTCCAACGTCCTCGTGCGCCGCGATGGCCTCGTGAAGCTCACCGACTTCGGCATCGCGCACAGCACGCTCGCGCCGGCGTCGATGGAGGTCTCGGCGCTCGCGCCCGGCAGCGGCCTGTACATGTCGCCCGAGCAGGTGCTTGGCCAGAAGGTCGACGCTCGCAGCGATCTGTATTCCGCGGGCGTCGTGTTCTACGAGATGCTCTCGGGCCGAACGCCCTTCCTAGACGGCGGCCGCGGCGAGCTCGCCGTGCGCCACGATCAAGTCGCCGCGATGCCGCCCCCGATACGGAGGTTCTTGCCGCAGGCGCCGCTCGTCGTCGAAGCGCTCTTTCAGCGCGCGCTGTCGAAGACGAAGGAGGATCGCTTTGAGAGCGCCATCGCCATGGGCGACGCGTTTCGCGAAGCGCTCTCGCTGCCGGACTCCCCCGAGTGGCGCGCGCAGGCGGAGGTCGCCAAGATCGCCAAGAGCGGCGACCGCACCGACAAGATTCGCATGGGGACGCTCCGCGACTTCCTCGTGGAGAAGTACAAGACGGTTCCCATCGCGCAGCGGTGA